From Shewanella psychrophila, a single genomic window includes:
- a CDS encoding efflux RND transporter periplasmic adaptor subunit yields the protein MRAPVTSIELGVLKQNIEATGELVSADTISMMPPSIRRVWQYQVKQLAPEGSQVQEGDMVAQLDTSELTQRLSVKTAKLEATLQDIETSKLRNAKQLEELRLALAEAKMSFDKAERKFKLSDETVAAIDKVKYEKDAVIAKDKVKLTQQKIELENQSAKQREAMLEGDRQKFSSEVAALKRGIESLTLIAPREGMVVYGNDSQGNKIKEGQSVFMGDAVLSIPDLNHMQVNMTIPEVEASRVKLGQKLKIRLDANPDKVFHGEIIELGAVFRHKNQEVPLVVFDAVASINEADTDLMRPGMTAKIAIDIANDKEELLLSLDAVHYESGQAYVLLPGLFGDSKQDVTIGTIGKEQVSIRSGLEAGQEVLLP from the coding sequence ATGAGAGCGCCAGTGACTTCCATTGAACTTGGCGTGTTGAAACAAAATATTGAGGCTACTGGTGAGCTGGTATCCGCCGATACGATTTCTATGATGCCACCTTCGATACGTAGAGTGTGGCAATACCAGGTAAAGCAGCTCGCACCGGAAGGCTCTCAAGTACAAGAGGGGGACATGGTTGCCCAACTCGATACCTCTGAATTGACCCAACGTTTATCGGTCAAGACGGCTAAATTAGAAGCAACCCTACAGGACATTGAAACCTCGAAGCTGCGCAATGCAAAACAGTTGGAGGAGCTGAGGCTAGCTCTCGCCGAGGCTAAGATGAGTTTCGATAAAGCGGAGCGTAAGTTTAAGCTGTCAGATGAAACTGTTGCAGCGATCGATAAGGTCAAGTATGAGAAGGATGCCGTCATAGCTAAGGACAAGGTAAAACTTACCCAACAAAAAATTGAACTTGAAAATCAAAGTGCTAAACAAAGAGAAGCCATGTTGGAGGGAGATAGACAAAAATTTTCTTCCGAGGTGGCAGCGCTTAAACGTGGCATAGAATCTCTTACTCTGATAGCTCCCCGTGAAGGCATGGTGGTATACGGTAATGACTCTCAAGGTAATAAGATTAAGGAAGGCCAGTCTGTTTTTATGGGGGATGCGGTACTCAGCATTCCTGATTTGAATCATATGCAGGTGAACATGACGATACCGGAAGTAGAAGCTAGCCGGGTAAAGTTAGGTCAGAAGCTCAAAATAAGACTAGATGCTAATCCTGATAAAGTCTTTCATGGGGAAATTATCGAGCTCGGCGCCGTCTTTCGTCATAAGAATCAGGAGGTGCCTCTGGTGGTGTTCGATGCTGTAGCCAGCATTAATGAAGCAGACACTGATTTAATGAGACCCGGTATGACAGCAAAAATTGCCATCGATATTGCCAACGATAAGGAGGAACTCTTATTGTCTCTGGACGCCGTACATTACGAGTCTGGTCAGGCATATGTACTTTTACCTGGTTTGTTTGGCGACTCTAAGCAGGATGTCACCATAGGGACGATTGGCAAAGAACAGGTATCGATACGTTCTGGGCTTGAAGCTGGCCAAGAGGTACTACTGCCATGA
- a CDS encoding HlyD family efflux transporter periplasmic adaptor subunit — MKTVKLAPISLMLLLTLTACSQQASDGVLTMDVSRADFNVEIPAVGELEASQSTSVIVPTGLRGPQSLAWILDNFSQVKAGDVVARMDPTRENYRLKMEQFDFDKLAFDSQMQTEKDKTISQSLSAGTRVTSEEKELAERFFSEDERVYTKIEIIDQMRNQDYLVAKMHYFDWGLDKHGEQADAEQELIKLQQKGHSAKINRYESNLNQMEIIAPHDGLFVYQSGWDGSFPMVGDMMWSGFSIGLLPDTSVMQAKLFVQESEAAGLAIGKTATVYLDAYPDQPFTGKVTQVDALAKPKEKDSPVNYFQFTISLDKTLVSIMQPGRQVQAQVHLLNLQDVLTVPNQALFQKEGQYWVYLKTRAGFIKQAVTPGSRSLNRTVITDGLNQGDVIALTTPPKRSRV, encoded by the coding sequence ATGAAAACGGTTAAGTTGGCACCCATTAGTTTGATGTTACTGCTTACGTTGACGGCATGCAGTCAACAAGCCAGCGACGGCGTACTCACCATGGATGTGAGCCGAGCCGATTTCAATGTCGAGATCCCAGCGGTTGGAGAGCTTGAAGCCAGCCAGTCCACCTCTGTTATCGTGCCGACAGGACTACGTGGCCCACAGTCATTAGCCTGGATATTAGATAACTTCAGCCAGGTTAAAGCGGGGGACGTTGTCGCCAGAATGGATCCCACCCGAGAAAATTATCGCCTCAAGATGGAACAGTTCGATTTCGACAAGTTGGCATTCGATAGTCAGATGCAGACCGAGAAAGACAAGACAATCAGTCAGTCACTTTCAGCGGGGACTAGGGTGACCAGCGAAGAGAAAGAATTAGCTGAGCGTTTCTTCAGTGAAGATGAGCGCGTCTATACCAAGATAGAGATTATCGATCAGATGCGTAATCAGGATTACTTGGTGGCTAAGATGCATTATTTTGATTGGGGTTTAGATAAGCATGGTGAACAGGCCGATGCCGAGCAGGAGTTAATAAAACTTCAGCAAAAGGGCCATTCGGCTAAGATAAACCGCTATGAGAGTAACCTTAATCAGATGGAGATCATCGCCCCTCACGATGGTTTATTTGTCTATCAGTCTGGTTGGGATGGCTCGTTTCCCATGGTTGGAGACATGATGTGGTCAGGTTTCTCTATTGGCTTATTACCCGATACCTCTGTGATGCAGGCGAAATTATTTGTGCAGGAATCTGAGGCTGCGGGTCTTGCCATAGGAAAAACAGCGACCGTCTATCTGGATGCCTATCCGGATCAACCTTTCACCGGTAAGGTGACTCAAGTTGATGCCTTGGCTAAACCTAAAGAAAAAGACAGTCCGGTCAACTATTTCCAATTTACCATCAGTTTAGATAAAACATTAGTGTCTATCATGCAGCCTGGCAGGCAAGTGCAGGCTCAGGTTCACCTGCTTAATCTACAAGATGTGCTCACAGTGCCAAATCAGGCTCTGTTTCAGAAAGAGGGTCAATATTGGGTCTACCTCAAGACACGTGCTGGTTTCATAAAGCAGGCGGTGACGCCTGGCAGTCGTAGTTTAAATCGCACCGTTATCACAGATGGCTTAAATCAGGGTGATGTGATTGCCCTCACGACGCCCCCAAAGAGGAGCCGAGTATGA
- a CDS encoding Preprotein translocase subunit SecY has product MFYNQDLALRFPKGKFAMWSVYSFTGASILASIVFSLLLFLSIDDDPVMQLLFGGLAVIFELGKFFAWYEVGERHGRRNYPGMLSALGFYLVLAAISIGGSVGGINSATNKAQEHVNVQQSKVNAFNMQIEAIEKQIALNNVAAEKYIQMERIATGVTRIQKENNKLRLEQQTLAMERDSLPLVSQGSVIGLIDSLASFLNIQASTAQLGLVVFLSVLLDFFAAFFVGLIGEENRFRHQFHNMKPLTIEGFTAKESMPTELLSHFDETDTVSEPEKTSYEQVIQALSSNRVNCSKRAVSKHLNFSTDEVDEIFARLFDEGVVSKKANNHYQWHGVSKAELEAELA; this is encoded by the coding sequence ATGTTTTACAATCAAGATTTAGCCCTACGTTTCCCGAAAGGTAAGTTCGCCATGTGGAGCGTCTATAGCTTCACTGGCGCTTCTATCTTAGCCTCCATCGTATTCTCCCTATTGCTGTTTCTGTCCATTGATGACGACCCTGTGATGCAGTTGTTGTTTGGCGGCCTAGCGGTGATTTTCGAACTGGGTAAATTTTTTGCCTGGTATGAGGTGGGCGAACGTCATGGGAGACGTAACTACCCTGGCATGTTATCCGCATTAGGCTTCTATCTGGTGCTCGCGGCTATCTCAATCGGTGGTTCAGTGGGTGGCATCAACAGCGCGACTAACAAGGCTCAGGAGCATGTCAACGTACAACAAAGTAAGGTTAATGCTTTTAATATGCAGATTGAGGCCATCGAGAAGCAGATAGCGCTCAATAATGTGGCCGCCGAGAAATACATTCAGATGGAGCGCATTGCTACCGGGGTAACGCGTATTCAGAAAGAGAATAATAAGCTGAGGCTGGAGCAACAAACTTTGGCCATGGAGCGAGATAGCTTGCCCCTAGTCAGTCAAGGCTCTGTCATTGGCTTGATCGACAGCTTAGCCAGCTTTTTGAACATTCAGGCTAGCACGGCTCAGCTGGGTCTAGTGGTTTTTCTCTCGGTATTGCTAGATTTCTTCGCTGCCTTCTTTGTCGGTCTTATCGGTGAAGAGAATCGTTTTCGCCATCAATTTCATAACATGAAGCCGCTGACCATCGAGGGCTTTACCGCGAAGGAGAGTATGCCCACCGAATTACTGTCTCATTTTGATGAAACAGATACTGTGAGTGAACCCGAGAAAACCTCCTATGAACAAGTTATCCAGGCATTAAGCTCAAATCGAGTGAATTGCAGCAAACGGGCGGTGAGTAAGCACTTAAATTTTTCTACTGATGAGGTGGATGAAATTTTTGCTAGGCTATTCGATGAAGGTGTGGTGAGTAAGAAGGCCAATAATCATTATCAGTGGCATGGGGTGTCAAAAGCTGAGCTTGAGGCAGAACTCGCTTAA
- a CDS encoding NAD(P)H nitroreductase produces the protein MDATELLLTRQSCPRLIAPAPDEAQLKVILDAGARVPDHGGLSPWEFIIAQGEGLNRLGDIFSQAVTENGADEAKQAKAKSMPLRAPMVIVVVAKPQPHGKVPEFEQLIAAGCSTMAMQQAAFALGLGGIWRTGELAFDKRVHRSLDLSDADQIVGFLYLGTQAIKAPLKPGKSGSEFARYL, from the coding sequence TTGGACGCGACTGAATTATTGCTTACCCGCCAATCTTGCCCACGCCTTATCGCCCCCGCTCCCGATGAAGCTCAATTGAAAGTCATCTTAGACGCCGGTGCGCGTGTTCCCGATCATGGAGGATTATCACCTTGGGAGTTCATTATCGCCCAGGGCGAAGGCCTTAATCGTCTGGGGGATATTTTCTCACAAGCGGTAACTGAGAATGGGGCGGATGAGGCGAAACAGGCGAAGGCTAAGTCTATGCCGCTGAGGGCTCCTATGGTAATTGTGGTGGTCGCTAAACCTCAACCTCATGGGAAAGTACCTGAGTTCGAGCAGTTGATCGCAGCAGGATGTTCGACCATGGCGATGCAGCAGGCGGCTTTTGCACTCGGATTAGGCGGGATATGGCGAACGGGTGAGTTGGCGTTTGATAAGCGAGTACATCGAAGCTTGGATTTATCTGATGCCGATCAAATCGTCGGGTTTCTCTATCTAGGAACGCAAGCGATAAAGGCCCCTTTGAAGCCGGGTAAGAGTGGCAGTGAATTTGCCCGTTACCTTTAA
- a CDS encoding GNAT family N-acetyltransferase, producing MIVLETSRLILRHAALTDVEFILTLLNTPGFIENIGDRGVRDLCHAQTYLIDGPISSYQQNGFGLYVVELKSSGESIGLSGLVKRLVLDAPDLGYAFLPGFWGKGYAVESAQAVVCHSKDLSISRILGIVSPGNTASIKVLEKVGMAFDTTMVWEEDNSEVLLYRLT from the coding sequence TTGATTGTTTTGGAAACATCTAGACTTATTCTCAGGCATGCGGCATTGACCGATGTTGAGTTTATCTTGACCTTGTTAAACACCCCTGGCTTTATTGAAAACATAGGCGATCGCGGTGTCAGAGACCTTTGTCATGCACAGACTTATCTTATCGATGGTCCGATATCCAGCTATCAACAAAATGGCTTCGGGCTTTATGTGGTGGAGTTAAAATCGAGCGGAGAGTCGATAGGACTCAGCGGCTTGGTAAAAAGGCTTGTACTCGACGCTCCCGATCTTGGTTATGCTTTTCTGCCAGGGTTTTGGGGGAAAGGTTATGCGGTCGAATCGGCTCAGGCGGTTGTCTGCCATAGTAAAGACCTGTCCATTTCGCGGATCTTGGGTATTGTGAGTCCAGGCAACACAGCCTCAATTAAAGTGTTAGAGAAGGTGGGTATGGCATTCGATACGACTATGGTGTGGGAAGAGGACAATTCTGAAGTCTTGCTTTATCGATTAACCTAG
- a CDS encoding chemotaxis protein, with protein sequence MSRKRSQVSQYYVIAAVVAAELNHTLAYCKQINLTASNAQAASSRVGNAALGFKALTGFIDDLACYTMKAATDINTLAHTASKMATDTARAAAALKHFEKAKLKAIDAKYAASMAPAVAQTVSNFNKLQKSFQALINQMEQQLHELKRNLRTANILASICRIEACRVDVANQATFNDVANKVDSVANLIRQRVDNAIALFDTTATQKAA encoded by the coding sequence ATGTCAAGGAAGCGCTCTCAAGTCAGTCAATATTATGTGATTGCAGCCGTTGTTGCCGCTGAACTAAATCACACATTAGCCTACTGTAAACAGATTAACCTTACCGCGAGTAATGCTCAAGCAGCATCATCCAGAGTCGGTAATGCGGCCTTAGGGTTTAAAGCATTAACCGGCTTTATCGATGACTTGGCTTGTTACACCATGAAGGCTGCAACCGACATTAATACTCTGGCTCATACCGCCAGTAAGATGGCAACGGATACCGCCAGAGCGGCTGCGGCGCTCAAACACTTCGAAAAAGCAAAACTCAAGGCCATCGATGCAAAATACGCTGCGAGTATGGCTCCAGCTGTGGCTCAGACGGTGAGCAACTTCAACAAGCTGCAGAAATCATTTCAAGCCTTGATTAACCAGATGGAGCAACAGCTCCATGAGCTGAAAAGGAATCTGAGAACCGCCAATATACTTGCCTCGATTTGTAGAATCGAAGCCTGCAGGGTGGATGTGGCGAATCAGGCAACCTTTAATGATGTTGCCAACAAGGTAGATAGTGTCGCAAACCTAATACGTCAACGGGTCGATAATGCCATTGCACTGTTTGATACTACAGCGACTCAAAAAGCCGCCTAA
- a CDS encoding DoxX family protein, protein MLVVNAYRKFLDLVNQVSGLAPLALRLYLAPVLMQAGYNKLSHFGDTVAWFGNPDWGLGLPMPEVMVAMAAGTEFVGGLLLIIGLGTRLISIPLLVTMLVAAFSVHWNNGWLAIADGGSWLANDQVLAAGEKLSAAKTILQEHGNYEWLTSSGNFVILNNGIEFAITYSIMLLALIMIGGGRYTSMDYFIRKGVSKRYPDSCL, encoded by the coding sequence ATGCTAGTGGTTAATGCTTATAGAAAATTTTTAGACTTAGTCAATCAGGTATCGGGACTTGCCCCATTGGCGTTACGCTTGTATCTAGCGCCTGTGTTGATGCAAGCGGGTTATAACAAGTTATCCCACTTTGGTGATACTGTGGCCTGGTTTGGCAACCCTGATTGGGGACTCGGTCTGCCTATGCCTGAAGTAATGGTGGCTATGGCGGCGGGGACCGAATTTGTCGGTGGCCTCCTCCTGATTATAGGTCTAGGGACTCGATTAATCTCCATTCCTTTGCTCGTTACCATGTTAGTGGCGGCCTTCTCAGTTCATTGGAATAATGGCTGGTTAGCCATAGCCGATGGCGGCTCTTGGCTGGCAAATGATCAGGTATTGGCTGCGGGGGAGAAACTCAGCGCCGCCAAGACCATTTTACAGGAACATGGTAATTATGAATGGCTGACTAGCTCAGGTAATTTTGTCATCTTAAATAATGGCATTGAGTTTGCGATTACTTATTCAATCATGTTGCTCGCCTTGATTATGATAGGCGGGGGGCGCTATACCAGCATGGATTACTTCATCCGTAAGGGCGTATCGAAACGTTATCCTGATAGCTGCTTATAA
- a CDS encoding MBL fold metallo-hydrolase, protein MKSQLIVETPTHQWIYFGRDPEKPDKIIDTNQYMLVTEKKALLMDPGGIELFAPMLANIVKHIPLEQLTHLFASHQDPDIISSLGLWDQTLPGAKLYSPWLWEGFIRHFGMHNISYEAIPDEGNRLVLDQVEVQFIPAHYLHASGNFHVYDPAARVLMSGDVGAALEDHNVDIFVDDFEAHIKKMSFFHQRWMPSNSAKNDWINRVRKLDIDYMCPQHGRIFKGEQVGQFLDWFEQLDVGQAISNAD, encoded by the coding sequence ATGAAAAGTCAGCTTATCGTTGAAACACCCACTCACCAATGGATCTACTTTGGCAGGGATCCAGAGAAACCAGATAAAATCATAGATACCAATCAATACATGTTAGTGACTGAAAAAAAAGCCCTCTTGATGGATCCCGGTGGCATTGAATTATTTGCCCCTATGCTCGCCAATATCGTCAAACACATTCCCCTCGAGCAACTGACACACCTATTTGCCTCCCACCAAGATCCGGATATTATCTCTTCTCTCGGGCTCTGGGATCAAACCTTACCTGGGGCAAAGCTCTACTCCCCTTGGCTTTGGGAAGGGTTTATACGTCACTTCGGCATGCACAATATCAGCTATGAAGCGATTCCCGATGAAGGTAACAGACTCGTGCTAGATCAAGTCGAAGTACAGTTTATCCCAGCCCACTACTTGCATGCTTCCGGTAACTTTCATGTTTACGATCCTGCTGCACGTGTATTAATGTCCGGCGATGTCGGCGCAGCCCTTGAAGATCATAATGTCGATATTTTTGTTGATGACTTTGAAGCTCATATCAAAAAAATGAGCTTTTTTCATCAGAGGTGGATGCCATCTAATAGCGCGAAAAACGATTGGATTAACCGAGTTCGTAAGCTCGATATCGATTATATGTGTCCTCAACATGGCAGGATTTTCAAAGGGGAACAGGTGGGACAATTTCTCGATTGGTTTGAGCAACTCGATGTTGGCCAAGCCATTTCGAATGCCGATTGA
- a CDS encoding HlyD family secretion protein: MLLSSHRSPFLSKLVLIASFSLPINFAVAGEVSVINNTAPSAVSAADIANTGEQALLLTGQISSVQSQSFMVPKAGDAWRYQIQWMLPEGTVAEPGETVVIFDKSQIANQIEQLEASLLRVTAQEQSQGIDLTASVLQAKFDVKQKKSELEKSQLDADVPADYIAAKDYAENQFNLMQARSELSKVEQALKEVLDKQAASKAQLAIDRRRAQLELQQALNGLEQLEVKAKIKGPVLYDSDPWNNKKFAVGDTVQIGRQIATLPAMEELEVIAWVNEVDVDKIAVGTQVTLRLDSQSEKPFTGNIKGIGRQAQKQPAWGQSNWFKVEVSFKADEDIKIVPGMSVLVSTGAVS; encoded by the coding sequence ATGCTGCTTAGTTCTCATCGTTCTCCATTTCTATCAAAACTTGTCTTGATTGCTTCATTTTCGTTGCCGATTAATTTTGCTGTGGCCGGGGAAGTGAGTGTGATAAATAACACGGCACCTAGCGCAGTATCTGCTGCAGATATTGCTAACACAGGCGAACAGGCTTTATTGCTCACCGGGCAAATTTCTTCGGTTCAGTCTCAATCTTTTATGGTGCCAAAGGCCGGGGATGCCTGGCGTTATCAAATACAGTGGATGCTGCCCGAGGGGACCGTCGCCGAGCCGGGCGAAACTGTGGTTATCTTCGACAAGAGTCAAATAGCCAACCAGATAGAACAACTTGAAGCGAGTCTGCTTAGGGTCACGGCTCAGGAGCAGAGTCAGGGTATCGATCTCACTGCGAGTGTGTTGCAGGCCAAATTCGATGTTAAACAGAAAAAATCTGAACTCGAGAAGAGCCAGCTTGATGCCGATGTGCCAGCGGATTATATCGCCGCTAAGGATTATGCCGAGAACCAATTTAACTTAATGCAGGCTCGAAGTGAGTTATCTAAAGTCGAGCAGGCGCTAAAAGAAGTATTGGATAAACAAGCCGCCAGCAAGGCGCAATTAGCCATAGATCGACGCCGTGCTCAATTAGAGTTACAGCAAGCATTAAACGGATTAGAGCAACTCGAAGTTAAGGCCAAGATAAAAGGCCCTGTGCTCTATGACAGCGATCCCTGGAATAATAAGAAGTTTGCCGTTGGTGATACGGTGCAAATAGGCAGGCAAATAGCCACTTTGCCTGCGATGGAGGAGTTAGAGGTTATCGCTTGGGTCAATGAGGTGGATGTTGACAAGATCGCTGTGGGGACTCAAGTTACATTGAGACTGGATTCCCAATCGGAAAAACCGTTTACCGGTAACATTAAAGGTATTGGTCGTCAGGCTCAGAAACAACCAGCTTGGGGTCAGAGTAATTGGTTCAAGGTTGAGGTGAGTTTTAAGGCCGATGAAGATATCAAGATTGTGCCTGGTATGAGTGTTTTAGTCAGTACTGGAGCCGTATCATGA
- a CDS encoding ABC transporter permease, with amino-acid sequence MSLVNESKVYIEGIKQAFDEMRHHKLRTALTLLGMIFGVGAVIAMLSVGEGAEREALKMIESMGVRNLVVNARPADGEALKSIREHSIGLSLRDVESAKDTLPFVENWSAEKQVKTFSLFSLEGRSDAQVKGVTPSYFDLSALKMSEGAAFNSKDEAHYRQVAVLGPEAARSLFPQGKAIGSVIKINHQWFTVVGVLTDAQNGKSKIQGVKLGGERNEVFIPLTTALKKMNFKSLEDELDAFKVSLTEGVEPSLAAKSLRHLINRRHGGEKDYDIVVPADLLAQHQKTQQIFNIVMACVAGISLLVGGIGIMNIMLATIMERTGEIGLLRALGARRKDIARQFLIESIVISATGGVIGIGVGLLLAFVISSAAGWPVAWSPFAILLALGVCMTIGVGFGLYPAKKAAKLDPIVALQRD; translated from the coding sequence ATGAGTCTAGTCAATGAGAGTAAAGTCTATATTGAAGGGATTAAGCAGGCTTTCGATGAGATGCGGCACCATAAATTACGCACTGCTTTGACCCTACTGGGGATGATATTTGGCGTTGGCGCCGTGATCGCCATGTTGAGTGTGGGCGAGGGCGCAGAGCGAGAAGCGCTGAAGATGATTGAATCCATGGGGGTTAGAAACCTGGTGGTCAATGCCAGACCAGCGGATGGCGAAGCGCTTAAATCGATTCGAGAGCACAGCATAGGTCTGAGCCTCAGAGATGTGGAGAGTGCCAAGGATACCTTGCCCTTCGTGGAGAATTGGAGCGCCGAGAAGCAGGTCAAAACCTTCAGTTTATTCAGCCTTGAAGGCCGCAGTGATGCTCAGGTTAAAGGGGTGACACCTAGCTATTTTGACTTGAGTGCCCTGAAGATGAGCGAGGGAGCAGCGTTTAATTCCAAGGATGAGGCCCATTATCGACAAGTCGCGGTATTAGGCCCGGAAGCTGCCAGAAGTTTGTTTCCACAGGGCAAGGCTATCGGCAGCGTGATCAAGATAAATCATCAGTGGTTCACCGTGGTTGGGGTGTTGACCGATGCCCAGAACGGTAAGTCAAAAATTCAGGGAGTAAAACTGGGTGGAGAGCGAAATGAAGTATTCATTCCTCTCACCACAGCTCTGAAGAAGATGAATTTTAAGAGTCTGGAAGATGAATTAGATGCTTTTAAGGTGTCACTTACCGAAGGTGTAGAGCCTTCGTTGGCAGCCAAGAGTCTGAGGCATCTTATCAACCGTCGCCACGGTGGTGAAAAAGATTATGACATAGTGGTACCGGCTGATTTGCTGGCTCAACATCAGAAGACACAACAGATATTCAATATTGTCATGGCCTGTGTGGCAGGGATCTCCTTGCTGGTGGGCGGCATAGGTATTATGAATATCATGTTGGCTACCATTATGGAGCGTACTGGAGAGATAGGCTTACTCAGGGCATTAGGCGCCAGACGTAAAGATATTGCTCGTCAATTTTTGATCGAGAGTATAGTCATTTCGGCTACGGGTGGTGTTATAGGCATAGGTGTTGGCCTGTTGCTGGCGTTCGTGATCTCTTCTGCCGCGGGTTGGCCGGTGGCATGGTCTCCCTTTGCTATCTTGTTGGCACTAGGAGTGTGTATGACTATTGGTGTGGGTTTTGGCCTCTATCCGGCGAAGAAAGCGGCTAAACTGGATCCGATTGTCGCCCTGCAAAGAGATTAG
- a CDS encoding ABC transporter ATP-binding protein codes for MIRVSGLTKEYQMGESSVFALRGVDFTIKQNEFVAIMGPSGSGKSTLMNIIGCLDKPSSGSYQLNEQEVASLDDDALSAVRNKEIGFVFQSFHLLPRMSALQNVILPLRYSIPPNDDTAYANELLMRVGLGTRQDHRPNQLSGGQRQRVAIARALVNKPAILLADEPTGALDSKTSVEIMELFTELHQAGQTIILVTHEEEVAAYAHRVIRMRDGHIVEIEERGVYAA; via the coding sequence ATGATAAGAGTCAGTGGGTTAACTAAAGAGTATCAGATGGGGGAGTCGTCAGTTTTTGCCCTGAGGGGAGTCGACTTTACCATTAAACAAAATGAATTTGTTGCGATCATGGGGCCATCAGGTTCGGGAAAGTCTACCTTGATGAACATCATAGGCTGTCTGGATAAGCCTAGCTCGGGGAGTTACCAGCTCAATGAACAAGAGGTTGCCAGCCTGGATGACGATGCATTATCTGCGGTGAGAAACAAGGAGATAGGTTTCGTGTTTCAGAGTTTTCATTTGTTACCCAGAATGAGTGCACTGCAAAATGTTATTTTACCCTTAAGATATTCAATCCCGCCAAATGACGACACAGCTTATGCCAATGAGCTCTTGATGCGGGTAGGGCTGGGAACACGTCAAGACCATAGGCCCAATCAGCTATCTGGTGGTCAAAGACAAAGAGTCGCCATCGCGCGGGCACTGGTGAACAAACCTGCTATCTTATTGGCCGATGAACCAACGGGAGCACTGGACAGTAAGACATCGGTGGAGATCATGGAGTTATTCACTGAGCTGCACCAAGCGGGTCAAACCATTATCTTAGTCACCCATGAAGAGGAAGTGGCCGCTTATGCCCACCGGGTGATCCGCATGCGAGATGGCCATATCGTCGAAATAGAGGAGCGTGGTGTCTATGCTGCTTAG
- a CDS encoding GNAT family N-acetyltransferase, protein MKERTLDNTERTEYLSGEYMVLEPLTLEHVPALSLAVADGELWQLWYTSAPHPDEMKSYIETAIAAEQRGEVLAFAVRDKRSGELIGSTRICAWDQENRRLEIGHSWYAKRAQKTGINTEAKLLLLSYAFETLDVMAVEFRTHWHNQASKEAITRLGAKQDGVLRNHKILKDGTVRDTVIYSIIDSEWPTVKQHLKFRLQQNQKL, encoded by the coding sequence ATGAAGGAGAGGACATTGGACAATACAGAGCGAACCGAGTACTTATCGGGCGAATATATGGTGCTTGAGCCTTTAACTTTAGAACATGTTCCTGCTTTATCTTTGGCGGTTGCCGATGGTGAACTCTGGCAACTTTGGTATACCTCAGCGCCTCATCCTGATGAAATGAAATCTTATATTGAAACGGCTATCGCAGCCGAGCAGCGAGGGGAAGTACTGGCCTTTGCGGTGAGAGATAAGCGCTCGGGAGAGTTGATCGGTTCAACCCGGATTTGCGCATGGGATCAAGAGAATAGGCGTCTCGAGATAGGCCATTCCTGGTATGCCAAGCGTGCTCAGAAGACAGGTATCAACACAGAGGCCAAACTATTATTGCTCAGTTATGCATTTGAAACTTTAGATGTGATGGCCGTGGAATTTAGAACCCACTGGCATAATCAGGCTTCCAAAGAAGCGATAACTCGCCTCGGTGCAAAGCAAGATGGTGTGCTGAGAAATCATAAGATTCTCAAAGACGGTACGGTGAGAGATACTGTGATTTACTCGATTATTGACAGCGAATGGCCGACGGTGAAACAACATTTGAAGTTTAGGTTACAGCAAAACCAGAAGCTTTGA